The nucleotide window CGATGATAGACTATGTTCCTTTGTCAAACTTttaatcatagtcacaaaaaatatgatattttcaaaaaagatgtgagaaaatgaaaagcctttaaaacttaaaaaaatgaaaacgtgatttaatatgtttattttcacttttttcattttttattttttaatgtcaaatagtttttttttttttcatttatggtAAACCtacttttgatgtttatgttattatttcttccttattttattttttatttttagttttttatatttttttaaatattattttttttatttttcaagtccATCCCAAAAAAACCTCACCACTTTAAAACTCtaagatgttatttgtgactaaaCTTTTAATGCATCTTATATTCATTTtgcattcattaaaaaaaaaaattgaccagTTTTCACTCGTTTAACGAAAACTAATTATAATCGAACCGAAAGTTGACTCAGTCCAACTTGATGAGCAGCAATCAGATGTACATATGATTAGCTAAACAAGACTATCTACGAAGGAAATTAATTTGACTGTATAATGAAATTTATATGGGAAAGATGACGACGTGGAAAGGAAGACTAGTGTTTGATTCATACATTTCGACTGAGCAGGGACAGACTCACCgttcagtaaaaaaaaagctaaagcTCCCACTTAATCTTCTCTTCTTAACATAACTTACATTTTGAtacccataaaaaaaaaatcagtcacAACTTGGTAGCAGCGGTACATGGAGTGGTTGAACAGGTCAACATGACCATTAATCATCTTAGCTGTTGTAAAAGAACAGTGTTTGTTAATGGGCCCGAAGCATTCATATCTAGCTTTTCAtttgttccttctttttcttttttaacatcgCTGTAGGATTTGTCGGAACGGCCTACTCGGGTCCGCCTTGACTTTGACTTGGTATTCTTTGTGTTGCAGACCGACTGTGTATGGCCCggcccggccaagccagtagaaggatatgctgcttggccagcttaggcattATTCGGAAAGCATGTGAGATCCAATCGAATCctaagtcaagcagaaagcaatgcacgtggatgTGCAGCATGGTGGTACAGTGACGAAGCGTATAAATGCATCATGGTCATCAGTCCCTTTGAAAGTGCAAGTCCTCGTTGGAGAATCAAATGGGTTCCCCACACATAGCGTTTGGATAAGCAAGGGGGTGCGTGTGGGTTGGGGCAATTCTCCCAGTGGACGCATCTGCTGCATCCACAACtacgtagagtcacgcggggatGAGCAAGTGAATGCCCATCGTCGAATAGAGCGATGGTCGGCCGTCTTACTTAAGAACATATAGTCGTTAACTTTCTTTTCATACTTTTAACTTACCTTGTatccattttaaataaaaaaaaccaaagaaagggGGAAAGCGTCAAGTTCACGCTTAAGCATGCATTGGGCCCGCCCGGTTCGGCCCAGCCTGATAACGAGTTAGCCCGGTTCGACCCAGCAGCCTGATACCGAGTTGGGCTCAGGACGGCCTGACATCTAAAACTCGAGCTCGGGCCTAGCCCGACTCGAAAAACCCAAGCTCAAGCCCGGCCCAGGTTCAGCttgattacattaaaaaatatttttaatataaaataataaacaaaagtaattaaattgtaataaaatattataaatatatataaaaaaattttaaaatcattattGGACCCGATCCGGGCTTATTGAGCCCACCCGGGTCCCTTTTTTTGGGTCCAGGCCTAGGCTCGACTCGAGCTGGGTATTGGGTACCCTGCGGCAGTTCAACCAAGTGTCCAGGCTTATTCACCCGTTTTAAGACTAAttataatcaaacaaaaagttgaCCCAATCTATTTGATGGCAAGCAGTCACAATTAATTGAACAATACTATCTACCAAGGAAAAATGACGCGGAAAGACAAGTGTTTGATTCATACATTCCGAGTGAGAAATGGAGCCCCACCATCTGGTAAAAAAGCCTAAGCTTTCGAGTGAGTAGGGACCTTACCTTCCGGTAAAAATGCCGAAGCTTTCGAGTCAGTAGGGAACCCTACCATCCAGTAAAAAAAAGTCAAGCTTCGATCTAAACTTTCAAGTCTGCTTTCAGCTGCATTTTAACTTAGTGACgtccttttttaaaataattagaTGAATACATTCGCCGTGAATCACAAAACAACAGCCACAACATGGTAGCCCCGGTACATAGAGTGGTAGAACAGGTCATTATGAGCATTAATCATATGTTTCCTTGCGTTTTGAACATTGCTGTAGCCTGTAGGATTTGTCGGGATGGAGTACTCGGTCTGCCTTGACTTTCACTCGATATTCTTTGCACCAACCTAATTAGGAAGGAGGATGATTCTCAAAAGAGGCCCATTTTTCATGGGAGCCTCTTCATATTTTAACTAGTTTTTAGTCTTTGGTGAGCAAAGTATACACTGTGGTTTTGAAAGTCTTCGTGTGCAAGTGACCAACAGATGCGTTGCGTCTACGTTCTCGGTTCCTCAGCCTCCATCCACTGCCTTGTCCTAGCGCTTTCGTGGACAGTGAGTGCTAACTACTTCACAGAAGGGGTTGCAATAATTTAGTGAACTTCACTCCGATGCCTGGCTATCAGAAAATGTCGTCGTTGTTATCAATCAATCGAGTACGTAGGGTCGGCCTCGTTGGTCCACACACCAAGAGGACACCAAGTCCACTTAGGGTTAAAGAGTTTCACTCGAACCCACCTGCACGTCAAATTAGTGTACAGCAAGCTAGTTAGCCCCACCATGCTGCTTGCCAGCACCCATCTGCACAAGCATCTTACCATGACTCACCCGCATCTCTTTTGAAGTAATactataaaaatcaatttttgaatatGACCGAACCGTCAATTTTGGAGCATTGGCCGATTTCATGGTTTAATTGAATCGGCAAGTGAAACAGCACATGATATTCAATGTCTTAGTTCATACCAAACAAAAAATGTGAGTAAAAAGATCTAACTAAAACTAAACAAGCTCAAATAAATTCGACAGTATAAAAGTATgtaaacaaaacaacaaaattgaacaaGACAGACAacaaatggaaagaaataaaaggaaggaaagaaaaaaaaggaagaattcACAAGAAAACTAGGGCGAACTCGAGTAATTAATCTTTGCTGATTTCAAATTATGAATAAAACAtgccattaaaaaatgcatcctAAATTCATAACAGAAAATCCAACAAAATGATAATTAAAAAAGGTCCAACCCATCACCATTTCAACGTCGAATCTCTACTTAAAGCGATGTCTGAATTCCTTTAAATGTTACAAGATGACAAGAAGTCAGCTATTGCACgagagaaacaacaagttccAATACAAAATTTAAGAGCAATagtttttttgtaattataAGACAAATTGGAGGTTATAAGCATGGTCACTGTACTTTACCTTGTCAGCTAGCTAGCAGAACAAGGATTAATATACAGGTAAACTGTCACCCCCTCCTCCAAGGAGTGAGGAGAGGCATGTAACTTGCCTATACATTTCAAAGTCTAATGGCAACATCATCTAGTAGGAATATAAAACATAACGGTTCCCTTTTCCAATGTTCTTTTTACTTGTCATACTGGCACATAACAAACAAAAGATGAACAAACTAATTAACTTTCCTCCTTATCTTTCCTGCTTGGGATTGAATTGTCGTTCCCAGATGATATCTTCCTTTGACATATCGGTCCAATGTACTTTCACATGAAAGCTTGTGCCAAATGCACAAGAACCACTTCCCGTCAAGTGAGAAACTAATTTCCCATCTCAGTGgtaaatattgaaaaagattgGGTAGGGAAGTACTCATTTCATTGAACtgaaatataaatatacattaTGAGAATGAGAAGGTATACATTGATCTCTTCATCAGAGGAATATAAGGTTAGACATTATACTGCACAACATTAAAATATACGGAGGCATCTCCACATCCTGATAACaattagaaacaaaaaacacatctGTGACAAACTAACCAAGAAGTTCAAAGCTCATGTGCCAAAGGAACAATTCAAATGATACATTGAAAGGTAGGGAACATACAATCTCTGCTTCCTCCTCACGTGAGTAGTTCAAAGCTTCAGTAAGGAGGTGAACCAAGCTCCGAACCAGTACCTGATATAGTTGAGCTCGTTTATGCTCCCAAAGAAAGGTTTCTGATTTTCCAGGTAGAGGGGGCAGGAGGCAAATTGGATGGAAAGATCAAGGAGCCGTCATCGCAACAACCTTGGACATTTTGGGCCTGCTTGATGCATCTTCTTGAACACATAGCAGGCCAATATGGATGCATCTTAATATCTCATCGTTGTCACATGTTCCTTCCAATATTTGATCCACAACTTGCAGACCCTTGTTCTTCCCCCAAAGTCATCATACCTAGACCAAAACAACAATGTTTGGATTATTTACTTGGAATGGACAACAGTTTTACCTATATGGCGGGGAGCTTTATTCGGTGCACAAGATCAACAAAGAAAGCAAATCCAAAATTACATCTGTATGTTTATGCAATTTAGACAATAATTCCAGTAATAGACAAAATGTGCCTATCTTAAGCACTCTGGAACTTTGTCAGAAGTTAGAAAGACACATGTTCCTTGAAGGTAAATGTATAGAAAAACTTTAATGAGGAAACGACTTGCTCATACAAATTCTGAATGAAAAAGATAGGAATCTTGTTAGTGTCCTGTATTCTAGATTATAGGCTTTTTAGGTGCCTATCTTAAGCAAACTAACAAGCAGATTGGGATCTAATATGCGTGCTTGCTCTGAGGTCAGTTACAGTTCGTTCCATCTCATGGTAACCCAGTTTTTTGTTGCAACTGATTGAACAAAGTTGGCAAAAATGCAGATTTCCATGATTAAGATTATTAGCCAACCTACATGACTGGGACAAGTTAATAGTAACGCATGGCCTAATCTGTTTGACAAATTCTGGTAACTGTAGTCATGGAGGAAGCTGCCAGTTAAATTTGGGTTGTGCACGCTCGAATACTAATGTCGGTATATGATCTGAATTTTGCAAATGCAGTATCAAAATTGCGTCAACAAGCAACAACCAACTTACCGAGTTCCCATAATCTCAAGTGTTTCGGTTTGTGTTTGGTCTGTGTCAACGATCTTTGCAGTGAAATCTGAGATCTTGGGTTCATGTATTTACCTAATAAAATGTTGCTTGCTTTCAGATCCCTGTGAACAATTCGCAGATGAGAATCTTCGTGAAGAAACATAACTCCTCTGGCAATGCCATTTATGAGCTTGAAACGTACTGGCCAATCTAATTGCATATGCTTGGTTGGCTCccctttcaaagaaaaaataaaattaaaggtgaattgaccttttcttttctggtaATGCTAAGCAAATATGCAACGTTAAAAGATAAAGTACATATACTAGGCAACACTTTTACTCTAGTAAATTGCAAAGCTAcacttcttccttttttataaACCATCAAGTTGATGCAACTAGTGATGATTGCATATGACATAATAAAACCTGGGGGCACCAAATAAATTTTGACCTTAGCATTAGATAAAGGTAATTCGTTTCTGATGCAACCCCTGCTGGGGGTTGGCCCTGTTTTATCAATAAAATTGAAAGAACGAAGGtgctagagggaaaaaaaaaagacgaaacctatacaaacagaaagaaagaagggccATTTTCAAGAACAATGAAAGAAATTAGGGAGATAATAATGCTAAGATTATTTGTGCAGTCTTTTGTTACGGAGGCGTGCAAAACTCATGACGCTGATATATTTATAAACCTGGCCATGTTGGTATCCCTTGATTTTAAGCATTGCATCGCTGTAATAGGTTCATAAACACAGGAATTGGATACCCTTCGACTACAAGGTCGATGGTGGCCTTCCATAGTAGAAAAAAACTCTTATCCtgcttatattttaaaaaaatgtaccaCTGGCAATACTTTCCTGATACATCCTAAGTAATGGGTATGGGTACAGAGATATAGGCAGACACAACAGCATTGGGAAATGTGAATATGAATGGACGACAAGATAGCTAGATAtatgcaaaattgaaaaaaatcaaaataaacacaatatttaaataaacaagtgattttaaataaaaacattacatgttaatgaacaataactctaaaaatagaatgaaaacaGAGTTGAAAAAAGATGAATCatgtaaaattaagcagtttggatcattttttatttaaaaagtacTTAAGTGTATCCAAGTACCCACTTTAGGTATAGATACAACAACATTGGTATGTGGACCTTATTAAAGTACTCATGTGACTTAGGATACATACTACAGTCCTACTTGATCAGCAGAGATAAGATCTCTATGAACAAACTAAAGTTTGCTAAAGAAATGAAATCTCTATACAAGAAAACTGAGAACTCGGTGCCGTTACACTCCTATTGCTTCTTACAAGCTACAAGTGTACTATGAGTTCAACCTCTTCATTTCAGAAAGTCACCTCTAGATGGGCTCCCTCTTCAATTTTGGCCAAGGGATACACATTTGAAAATCATACACATAATGATTACAGCCGGGGCACTAGGCAAATAATTAAAGGGCATACCTTATACGAATAAACAAATTAGTGGAAGACTACCTACGTGAAGACAAACAAAATTTGTGGACCTGTATACACATGCTAAGCTCTCGTGCTCAAAAGGACACACTTTGCATCCTTTGGCCACTGATCGCCGCGCACCTTCACTGGAAATCTCTACTCTTGTCATGAAGCACTCGATTTCCCTACCTACTATAAGTAGTTtcacaagtttaaaatttgcttatttgcatattaataatttttaaatgccccttaaaatttgaaatttaaataacagTTTGCCCTCAACCACAAACTTATGGCTTGCATTGCCAGTCGCCACCTCCCACAACATTTCTTGTTCCACCACTACACTACAAGTAGACCCCTTGAGGCAAAAGAAAACATAACGAGCAAAGGCTAAAACAAGCTTAGCAAAGAGATGAACGGCTAAACCGGTGTTTAAACAaattcctctccctctctctctcctctcctttgtctttctctgaTTCATAATGTTCCTTTTTTTACTAACCTCGTTGTTCTgaaccatcatcttcttccttcttcctctgcaatcCGCGAGGCTCCAACGTCTTCCTCCAAAGGCAACAAATTCTCTCGTCCACCAGTAAAAGGCGCAAATTAAGCAAGTAATAAGAACCACAATCATCAAGACGGAGATGACGATTATGATATACATGTGTTTTCTGCctgcatatataaaatattcttgtcatatgaatatgtgtgtgtgtgtgagagagagagagagagagacttgccTGACGTAGTGTTGGATGCACCATTTGTTTGAGGGCTTGAATCTGATGGAGGTGGTAGAGGAGATGTGCTTGGGCTTGGAGGTAGTGAATTAGAAGATTGGGTTGATGCTCTTTGTCTTGAATTTAATTTAGGCTTTGGAGTTGCTGGGGAACCATAAAAGAGCTCCGTATCGTACCTCACACGGCAACTTCCCGTGGCAATTTCACAGCCGTGTGCGTTGCGGGATCCAGAACCTGGTGTCATTCAAACACTGCTTGCAATCAGCATGGTTGGTATCCCCAGTGCACTGCACCAGCCCGTATAGTCTGTAGATCATTGTAGGTGATGTTGCCAGTAGCAAACATGGACATTGgaaacattgaaaacattgaaTTAGGCTGTGTTGTCGCTTGATCAGTGAGATTCTTCAGCAGACTACCCAACTCTTCACTAAAGGCTTTGGGCTGTTCCATTTTATCATCGATCCAATACCAAGAACCATAATCCTCGACATTGAGGTGACCAAAGAAGTTGGTGTTGGAGTAGCGGAGCTGGCAGTGTTCATACCATATAATGGCATCCATATTATAAGGACAGTATCCGACGATTTGTTGGGCAGAATTACGGATGCACTCCTTGCAGCTATCCTGGCCAATGTCACCCCTGCACTGCACCAGGCCATAGACTGTGTCCGAACCTTTATCCACTGTGGCTTGGGAAAAACCAGCAGATCTGTCAGTGAAGGTAGAGAAGAGGCTGGCATAATTACTTCAAATGGACTTCCATCCGTGTAATTCGCAGTAACGCTGCAGCGGCTGTCAATATAGTCGTTCGTGCTCATTGCATGGTCGACAtggaaaggaggaggaggaggagggaggcaTCAAGATGGAGCAAGGGGAAGGATTAAGCCATATAAAAAAATCTCCGCTGGGGAGCTTTGGCTTATTTAacgataaaataaaaactagttCCAAACGCGTACGTCTTGAGGGGCTGCCTCCCAAAATCACCTCAAAGGGGAAGGAAGATTTACTGTTCTACGGCAGGGGTTGCTCTGATCAGGAAGCCCATGGCCCCAATTATAAGATGTTGCTCCATGGGTTGGCATTCTTGAATCCGCTACCCATTCAATTCAAACAAGCCAATTCTGGAAACTAATTCTGGTCATAGTTGTTAATTGAAAGTGCTGCTGAGCACAATACAGATTCAAAAGAGCTCGGCATGATTTGAGTTTATGTCAAATGAGCAGCCATATTGATATACCGTATATCAATTGATACACACCAGCTTTTATTGGTTAGTACGGATCGAGTTATCTtgcatttatatttaaaattcatttataaGTATGTGcttaaatatttataaaaatgaatttgttgcatttatatttacaaattcatttttataaatataataagaaTATTTAAGCAAATGGTCAATTTGCATAGGGGACAGAGTTGACATACCGATGTGTAAAGGAATTGACTGCATGAAAGGGCTACTTTTAGGatactctctctatctctctctctctctctctctcaatacaTTGCGGTATTTCTTTGTTGAAGGTTTACCACCATCagaaaatcataaacatgaGGCGAGCAAGTGAGAAAACCAACATAGAAACCCATTTCCCATCAAATGATACACTCGATCGCTTCTCATGACCTCATGATATATAAAGTATTCTATCACCCTTTCTAGGGTTGGGTAGGGAAatgcttgtttttattgatcTTAAAACagtaaaattcatcaaaaactAGTTCCTATGATGGACTTGATCGCATGGAAAAAATGTCGATGGGGTGTTTCGATCTAAAACAGTAAAATTCATTGAAAACcatgattttgtgaaaatcaagttttgtaGGCCCTTTATGAAAACTAggtttttgttaaaattggAGTTTGGTAATTTTGATGTCATCCAATCACACCTAAAATGGCATTTTTGAGGCAACAAAACCTGGTTTACGGCTGCCATTGAAACATCCCTGGGAATTTCTATTCGCCTAACTTAATATACAATTTCAAGCCATCAGCTTTGACCTTTTGTAAAACATTattgacataaaaaatattttatctaaTTGTTGTTTTACCGCAGATGGTTGGTAAAATTTTCTATTGAATGCGTATAATCAGTTAAGATTATCCGTTTTGGCTTCCCCCTTAGTGAAAACTTTTAGATAGAGATTCTCTTTTAACTTAAATTTCTGGCTCGACCAGTGCTCTAGATGTCAATCATCAAAGATGCTAGTAATATATGGTGTCGCACCCTATatctatattttttataattgcCATACCGTATTTATATGGaaacccgtacccatgtgacttggGTAAATAGTGGgccatttcttttattgattgcGTACGACTTTGGTCTGCATGGTGCTTGCTTTTTTTGCTGCCACATACCTAGTGGgccatttcttttattgattgaGTAAAAAAGTTGTAGTGACATACCACAATAAACTAGTACAGTTAATTTGCCTGGGGAAAATATTATGGCAGCCAATCAACCATCCATCTTCTTAAATCCTGTTGCTATGAACAAAGTGTACTGTCAACAAGTATTTTTGTTGAATTGAaagtatattttcaatttttatagaattttgattctagaactGAAAATGATGTGTTATGTAAAACAAGAGTTAAAATTATATGAATTAAAACTATCATGACACATGTACCctaaagagagattaaaaaaaatctaaaattctaaaatcacAATTCCACTTGGCAGGATAGAATCACAATTtacaaattttgattcaagaataaCCCATAATTCCGGAATCAACTATTGACAGAGGCTTTAAAGGCAGGGGGTGACCATAAAGATCTTTAAAAAGTGTATAGACATTAGTGGGCTTAAGAAAGAAGGGTCTGGCGGCCATGAAGAAAAGGGGTTAAGTGGAACGCCAAAAAGAGTTGTACAAGTCAATCTGGCAGCAGTAGGAACGATGTAcaagtgtttgatgaatttgtcttaaaattgtagtaaattttaaaacaaatgtCCCATTAATTTACACCCAATTTTGAGGTAGATTAATACTTCCACAATGTCTCTATTACAAACACCCCCGTCAAGGACTACAAGAAATTATCCGGCATATTTGGGAGACAAGACTGCCCGCGGACAGTCAAACACGTGAACTGTTTGTTTGTGGGGACTATCTTGGCATGTAGCGGAAAATTTTCACCCGCAACTTCATGTCGATTGAAAAGTGTCAACCGGAAGCATTGCAGGAGGCTGGCCAACCAGTGTGGGTGTGTGGGAGATGCGGAATGAGAGGGTCTTCGCCTTCCTGGGATTTAGTGAGCTTGGCTTTGTCAAGAAAACAACAGGATTCTGTTCAATATTGTAGAACTTCAGGTGTAATTAAACAACATACTGACTCACTTACCATATATTGCACCCTGTGCATTTTTTCATTGGGACATCTATGCGAGATACTTGTGCCTTTTTAGTTCTGCTACAGAATACCAAAAGCACTTATATCCTTGCATTGTGGATTTGTCGGCGAACCAGACTAATTGTAATACTTGCACTACTTCGCTGTCTCTTCGACCATAATAACACTGTGCAcccattttctatttcatcaGCCCAGAGTgataaaaattcaaactttaTATAATTCCCTAGACTAACATGCGAAACCCAGAAGGAAATTGTAAATGTCAGATCATAAAATTTGTGTCAATCAAATACAAGGACCGGGTTATCACCCTGTGACCAACCCATTTTCCACAAGAATTCCAAATTGAGAAAGGTCTTTAAGTAGCATTTGTTATCTAGCTTCAATCTCTGAAATGGTCATTTCAGTAATAGATTTTGGGACTGAACCACTCCATGACGTGTCTGACTCCATGCTTGCTGCAGATGAGCCAGCGATTAAGGTCTCTGAGTATAGTCTGCTTCTCCCAAAAAGGAAAGCAGG belongs to Nymphaea colorata isolate Beijing-Zhang1983 chromosome 13, ASM883128v2, whole genome shotgun sequence and includes:
- the LOC116267202 gene encoding uncharacterized protein LOC116267202, with protein sequence MTPGSGSRNAHGCEIATGSCRVRYDTELFYGSPATPKPKLNSRQRASTQSSNSLPPSPSTSPLPPPSDSSPQTNGASNTTSGKKHMYIIIVISVLMIVVLITCLICAFYWWTREFVAFGGRRWSLADCRGRRKKMMVQNNEGSESKQHFIRYDDFGGRTRVCKLWIKYWKEHVTTMRY